The Vespula vulgaris chromosome 12, iyVesVulg1.1, whole genome shotgun sequence genome window below encodes:
- the LOC127068100 gene encoding uncharacterized protein LOC127068100 isoform X3 yields the protein MMDTEEADIAQLCAQNIVLWQHFLEAFSGREAVHQHLARIHHQLRVKRFAEGFFVLENPRMSAAGCYDANYQSYQAVSETARRSRYLASLPPLPVHCPELDGDLHSLPLIFEDQYADMQQRHRNSIPSMDDCSCGIAAILESRSMGIWSPRSEGAAQDIGAMQARFATAPSTLPARHSKSLDQLGPEMPPLQPRASPKTLPRSVSTQLFPKQRGGIRNATPPATVPSRGRPRSTVPSGNNTLFPPSGQQQACSAPNPSLSSTPVIPLPRAKSTQMLVQNRQQADPQSTSIGSLLVAMFPELPSDTRLPGYRPSAKSCEQNLTVPSYVRTLDLAQLADCLNTESKSSQISEDFRSLDTRRIRLEPRSHRLLNRQGLAGHDQNNLPLGKSGANVDGFLHEQQPLHTATLDRITYRGNARKQAHQTGGKYNQTNGLESRRYHTIGKTSSGHGQRNRETQDSMNGATLTSSHSLLMEPLYRVSNYSSTTTDSFFYRTNGISGRTRDETDRPKRPKSTDRLVDEVERNECCEFRRERTKRKEERVTKSPRNGVNLSCYMEEKQQKRGQREKRTMESPNEPLYEVITLKVEPKRETRVERRRDKHGRRPHSAPVLDTERPSEDGRKCGHRNRKAAPPPPAYQDPAMAPLPKYRHPPPAPTTSVLEVENNNKIILKVEPIKSPIEISATNGRTPSSEISNTGEQPPNVKRLRCASVPVAQNKIVVPRSAVSLPCMPIRDSKDSLSNNHPVIPNPLSPPSTRPSSPTTSSSSSNLTSECSGWVSSGDTSSSEQRRNARLSSEQLRQKLSKIVPRKKSPAKESSPVEHSYEEVRLPPPKMFQDEPPPPEEFRDPPAPIDNPLYHVYETVKRTRSPKRNKTAPCSPQRSRENAYGGGRDICLDCYQEGKELLQSTQDDLINFKKCKEEFKRQMSFSGRIYRERKEAQYRFHKRARSFGYGDLLTPSSIQPLRSNVPLSDYPSLASTLPYFHISDEYRLFSPEGAHLIVCVHGLDGNAADLRLVKTYLELGLPGAHLDFLMSEKNQGDTFSDFDTMTDRLVAEIRHHIEISGLNPTKVSFIGHSLGTIIIRSALTRPQLRPLLPRLHTFLSLSGPHLGTLYNTSGLVNAGMWFMQKWKKSGSLLQLAMKDAPDVRRSFMFRLSQKSNLQKFKHVLLCGSAQDRYVPLHSARIELCKAAVRDPSDQGAAYREMVHNILYPVMSASGVSLVRYDVHHALPPTANALIGRAAHIAVLDSELFIEKFLLVAGLKYFR from the exons ATGATGGACACGGAAGAGGCGGATATAGCTCAACTCTGCGCACAAAATATCGTTCTCTGGCAACACTTTCTGGAAGCGTTTTCTGGTCGCGAAGCTGTGCATCAGCATCTCGCTAGGATTCATCATCAGTTGCGA GTTAAACGCTTCGCGGAGGGTTTCTTCGTGCTGGAAAATCCACGAATGTCGGCGGCGGGCTGTTACGATGCGAATTATCAATCGTATCAGGCTGTGAGCGAGACCGCACGAAGATCGCGTTATCTCGCCTCGCTGCCTCCGTTGCCGGTCCATTGCCCGGAATTGGATGGCGATCTTCATTCGTTGCCTTTAATCTTCGAGGATCAATATGCCGATATGCAACAGAGACACAGAAACAGTA TTCCCAGCATGGACGATTGCAGCTGCGGGATCGCCGCGATTCTGGAATCCAGATCTATGGGTATCTGGTCGCCGAGAAGCGAAGGTGCTGCGCAGGATATCGGAGCGATGCAGGCTCGCTTCGCGACCGCTCCTTCGACGTTACCGGCGAGGCACAGCAAGTCTCTCGATCAGCTTGGCCCCGAAATGCCGCCGTTGCAGCCAAGGGCTTCGCCCAAGACATTACCCAG ATCGGTCTCGACGCAATTATTTCCCAAACAACGTGGCGGAATTAGAAATGCGACTCCACCGGCGACGGTTCCGTCGAGAGGAAGGCCAAGGTCAACGGTACCGTCCGGCAACAACACCCTCTTTCCACCGTCTGGACAACAGCAGGCCTGTTCGGCGCCAAACCCATCGTTGAGTTCCACTCCGGTGATACCTCTTCCTCGTGCCAAATCCACGCAGATGTTGGTGCAAAATCGGCAACAAGCCGATCCGCAATCCACGTCCATCGGTTCGCTCCTCGTGGCGATGTTTCCCGAGCTACCGTCGGACACTCGACTCCCTGGCTATCGGCCGTCCGCCAAATCCTGCGAACAGAATCTAACGGTACCCTCCTACGTGAGAACGTTGGACTTGGCCCAGCTGGCTGACTGCTTGAATACCGAGAGCAAATCTTCACAAATCTCTGAAG ACTTTCGCTCTTTGGACACCAGAAGGATACGATTGGAGCCAAGGAGTCATCGATTGTTGAACCGTCAAGGCCTCGCCGGTCACGATCAAAACAATCTTCCTCTCGGCAAGTCCGGTGCAAACGTTGACGGTTTCTTGCACGAACAACAGCCTCTTCACACGGCCACTCTCGACAGGATAACGTATCGTGGTAACGCCAGAAAGCAGGCACATCAAACAGGTGGTAAATACAATCAAACGAACGGATTGGAGTCGCGGCGTTACCACACGATCGGGAAAACTAGCTCTGGCCATGGACAACGCAATCGGGAAACGCAGGATTCGATGAACGGTGCCACGCTGACGAGCAGTCATTCGTTGCTGATGGAACCGTTGTACAGAGTATCGAATTACTCCTCGACCACCACGGAttccttcttttatcgaacgaacggCATCAGCGGCCGTACTCGCGACGAGACTGATCGACCAAAGAGACCAAAGAGTACCGACAGACTCGTCGACGAGGTCGAGAGGAACGAATGTTGCGAGTTTAGGAGGGAGaggacgaaaaggaaagaggagagagtgACAAAGTCGCCAAGGAACGGTGTAAACTTGTCGTGTTACATGGAGGAGAAACAACAGAAGCGAGGtcaacgagaaaaaaggacgATGGAATCGCCTAACGAGCCTCTCTACGAGGTAATTACGCTCAAAGTCGAACCAAAAAGGGAAACGCGcgttgaaagaagaagggacAAGCACGGTAGAAGGCCACATTCCGCTCCCGTTTTGGACACCGAACGTCCATCCGAGGATGGTAGAAAGTGTGGTCATAGGAACAGGAAGGCCGCACCACCGCCTCCGGCTTATCAGGATCCGGCTATGGCGCCTTTGCCCAAGTATCGTCATCCGCCGCCAGCACCTACGACCAGTGTCCTTGAAGTTGAGAATAACAATAAGATCATTCTGAAG GTTGAACCAATAAAGTCCCCGATCGAGATATCGGCTACGAACGGCAGAACGCCATCATCCGAGATTTCAAATACCGGTGAACAGCCGCCCAATGTGAAAAGACTGAGATGTGCCAGCGTTCCCGTGGCACAGAACAAAATCGTAGTCCCACGTAGCGCCGTTTCGCTACCGTGCATGCCGATACGCGATAGCAAAGATAGCCTTAGCAACAATCATCCCGTCATTCCAAATCCCCTTAGTCCGCCGTCCACTCGACCGAGCAGTCCTACAACGAGTTCGAGCTCTAGCAACTTGACGTCCGAGTGTTCAGGTTGGGTCAGCAGCGGCGACACGTCTAGCTCGGAACAAAGGCGAAACGCAAGATTATCCAGTGAACAGTTGCGTCAGAAGCTTTCCAAAATCGTACCTAGGAAAAAAAGTCCGGCAAAGGAGAGTAGTCCGGTCGAACATTCTTACGAAGAAGTTAGATTACCACCACCCAAGATGTTCCAAGACGAGCCACCACCTCCCGAAGAGTTTCGTGATCCACCAGCCCCTATTGACAATCCTCTTTATCACGTGTACGAGACGGTAAAGAGAACTAGGAGTCCCAAGCGGAACAAGACTGCACCCTGTAGTCCTCAACGCAGTCGGGAAAATGCGTACGGTGGTGGTAGGGACATCTGTTTGGATTGTTATCAAGAAGGCAAGGAACTTTTACAGAGCACGCAGGACGACTTgatcaattttaaaaaatgcaaGGAGGAGTTTAAGCGACAGATGAGCTTCTCTGGAAGGATTTATAG AGAACGCAAGGAAGCGCAGTATCGCTTCCATAAGCGTGCCCGTTCTTTCGGATACGGTGACCTTCTGACCCCGTCGTCGATTCAACCTTTAAGATCGAATGTGCCTCTTAGCGATTACCCAAGCCTGGCCTCGACCTTGCCGTATTTCCACATCAGCGACGAGTATCGCCTCTTCTCGCCGGAAGGTGCTCATCTAATCGTTTGCGTACACGGGCTCGATGGTAATGCGGCTGATTTACGTCTCGTCAAGACTTATCTCGAATTGGGTCTACCCGGGGCACACTTGGACTTTCTCATGTCCGAGAAGAATCAA GGAGATACCTTCTCGGACTTTGACACGATGACGGATAGATTAGTGGCTGAGATTCGTCATCACATTGAAATATCGGGCTTGAATCCAACGAAAGTGAGCTTCATCGGACACTCTCTGGGGACCATCATCATACGGAGTGCTTTAACGCGACCACAACTTCGGCCACTACTTCCTCGTTTGCATACCTTCCTTAGTTTAAGCGGACCCCATTTAGGCACTCTTTATAATACCAGTGGATTGGTTAACGCCG GTATGTGGTTCATgcaaaaatggaaaaagtcCGGATCGTTGCTTCAACTGGCGATGAAGGACGCGCCAGACGTCAGACGTTCCTTCATGTTTCGTTTAAGTCAGAAGAGCAATTTGCAAAAATTCAAGCACGTACTCTTGTGCGGAAGCGCCCAAGATCGGTACGTGCCGCTTCACTCGGCGAGAATAGAACTCTGCAAGGCTGCCGTACGTGATCCGTCCGATCAAG GGGCAGCGTATCGCGAGATGGTGCATAATATACTCTATCCCGTGATGTCGGCATCCGGTGTGAGCTTGGTCAGATACGATGTCCATCATGCGCTTCCACCGACAGCAAACGCTCTGATCGGTCGAGCAGCTCACATCGCCGTCCTTGACTCCGAGCTTTTCATCGAGAAATTTCTCCTCGTTGCTGGTCTCAAATATTTCAGATAA